Proteins from one Gossypium raimondii isolate GPD5lz chromosome 8, ASM2569854v1, whole genome shotgun sequence genomic window:
- the LOC105791809 gene encoding cyclin-dependent kinase C-2 — MAIAGAGQLNLNESPCWGSRSVDCFEKLEQIGEGTYGQVYMAREIKTGEIVALKKIRMDNEREGFPITAIREIKILKKLHHENVIKLKEIVTSPGPEKDEQGRPDGNKYKGGIYMVFEYMDHDLTGLADRPGMRFSVPQIKCYMRQLLTGLHYCHVNQVLHRDIKGSNLLIDNEGNLKLADFGLARSFSNDHNANLTNRVITLWYRPPELLLGATKYGPAVDMWSVGCIFAELLHGKPIFPGKDEPEQLNKIFELCGAPDEVNWPGVSKIPWYNNFKPTRPMKRRLREVFRHFDRHALELLERMLTLDPSQRICAKDALDAEYFWTDPLPCDPKSLPKYESSHEFQTKKKRQQQRQHEENAKRQKLQHPQPHARLPPIQQSGQAHAQMRPGPNPPLHGSQPPVATGPGHHYGKPRGPAGGPGRYPANGTSGGYNHPNRGGQGGGGGYSSGPYPPQGRGPPYGSSGMPGAGPRGGGGSGYGVGAPNYSQGGPYGSSGAGRGSNMMGGNRNQQYGWQQ, encoded by the exons ATGGCGATAGCAGGGGCAGGGCAGCTTAATCTGAACGAGTCACCCTGCTGGGGATCAAGAAGCGTCGATTGTTTCGAAAAGCTCGAGCAGATTGGAGAGGGTACCTACGG CCAAGTTTACATGGCCAGGGAAATAAAGACCGGTGAAATTGTTGCTTTGAAGAAAATACGCATGGACAACGAGAGAGAAGGA TTTCCCATAACAGCTATTCGTGAAATTAAAATTCTGAAGAAGCTCCACCATGAGAATGTAATTAAGCTCAAAGAGATTGTTACTTCTCCGG gTCCGGAGAAGGATGAGCAGGGGAGACCAG ATGGTAACAAGTATAAAGGTGGAATTTATATGGTTTTCGAATACATGGACCATGATTTGACTGGCCTTGCTGATCGACCTGGGATGAGATTTTCAGTTCCCCAAATTAAG TGTTACATGAGGCAACTTCTTACTGGGCTTCACTATTGTCATGTAAATCAAGTACTTCACCGTGACATCAAAG GCTCAAATCTTCTTATAGACAACGAGGGTAACCTCAAGCTTGCTGATTTTGGTCTTGCCCGTTCATTCTCAAATGATCATAATGCAAACCTTACAAATCGTGTTATTACCTTATGGTACAG ACCTCCGGAGCTGCTTCTTGGAGCAACCAAGTACGGTCCAGCTGTTGATATGTGGTCTGTTGGTTGCATCTTTGCTGAGCTCCTGCACGGGAAGCCTATATTTCCTGGAAAAGATGAG CCAgaacaattaaacaaaatattcgAGCTGTGTGGAGCACCAGATGAAGTCAACTGGCCTGGGGTTTCTAAGATTCCTTGGTACAACAACTTCAAGCCAACAAGGCCAATGAAGAGACGTCTCCGTGAAGTTTTTAGGCA TTTTGACCGTCATGCTTTGGAATTGTTGGAGAGGATGTTGACTCTTGACCCTTCTCAG AGAATTTGTGCCAAGGATGCCCTTGATGCCGAGTATTTCTGGACTGACCCATTACCGTGCGATCCAAAGAG CTTGCCTAAATATGAATCATCACACGAGTTCCAAACCAAGAAAAAGCGCCAGCAACAGCGACAACATGAAGAAAATGCAAAGCGGCAGAAACTACAGCATCCACAACCTCATGCTCGGCTTCCGCCAATTCAGCAGTCTGGCCAAGCACACGCACAAATGAGGCCTGGACCTAATCCACCCTTGCATGGTTCTCAACCTCCAGTTGCTACAGGGCCTGGCCACCATTATGGGAAGCCTCGTGGCCCTGCAGGTGGGCCCGGAAGGTACCCCGCAAATGGAACAAGTGGGGGATACAATCACCCAAACCGCGGTGGTCAAGGTGGCGGGGGTGGTTATAGCAGTGGGCCATATCCACCACAAGGACGGGGGCCACCATATGGCTCAAGTGGTATGCCTGGTGCAGGTCCAAGGGGTGGTGGGGGTAGCGGTTATGGAGTTGGAGCTCCCAATTACTCGCAAGGTGGGCCCTATGGAAGTTCTGGTGCTGGACGTGGGTCTAACATGATGGGTGGAAACCGGAATCAACAGTACGGGTGGCAGCAATGA